The sequence ATACCGCTATTGGCATCCCACTTCGCGATTTCCCCGACATCGACCAGCAGCTGCCGCAGCCGCGCGCCGGCCGGCAGGCTGTCGGCCGCGGCCTGCGCCAGCTCGACGTCGAGGGCGGGATCGGTTTCCAGTCGCGCCAGTTCGCCGACAAGCCGGCGCCGGCCCTGGGCGCGGCGGTTGAAGCCTTCGATCGCGGCGTAATAGGCGCGGGCGCAATCGGCCGGCGCCTGTTCCGCCAAAATCCGCTCGCGTCCGTCCGTGCCCATGCGCTGCCGCAGGACAGGATCATTCACCAGAAGGTCGATGGCCTCTGCGAGCTCGCGATCTTCGAAGGCATCGGGAATATGCAGCACCCCGTCGGGCGGCAGATCCGCAAGGCTTCCATGCGCGTTCACGATCACCGGAAGGCCGCCGGTCAGGCAGTCAATGACCGAACCGGAACTCTCGCCGCGCGAGTGCGTGCGCAGCTGGACGGCGAAATCGGCTGCCAGCAGATAGTCGCTGAACAGTTCCTCGCTGGCCCAGCCGGTGATGTGAACCCGTCCGGCCCATTATGAGTGGGCCACCCGGTCCATGATCGCTGCGCCCAGGCTTTCCGCATCGCCGACAAAGACGAAGCGGACGCGGGAATCCGTGGAGCAGGCCGACGCGCACAGGCCTTCGATCAGGCGGAGCGGCAGTTTGGTGGGCGCGACATAGCCGAAACTGCATATCAGCACCTCGTCCTGGCCGATGCCCAGCCGCGCGCGGGTCTCGGCCCGCCCCACGTTGGCCCTGTCCCGGGGGATGGCAAGGTGGGGGACGACCACCCAATCGGCGACGGTTGCCGGATTGTAAAAGTGCCGCGCCAGTCGGCGGGCATGCTCGGAATGGACGATCACGCCCTCCGCCTCGCGCACGGCGCGGGCATTGGTGGGCCAGGCGTAGATGGCCTCAGTCACGGGATCGCGGCCTTCGGCTGCCGTGTGGCAGGCGAGGAGGGCCGCATAGCCGTGGTTCTCTGCCAGAAGCCGCGAGAAGCGCGTCAGACAGGTGGCGCGCTCGATGCCGGACAGGAAGAAATCGTGCAGGACGACGACGCCCGGCACCTCCTCCAGCAGATCGAACATATGCGCGTGAAACTGCGAATTGCCGAACTGGTAGAGGACGCGATCGAAGGCCTCGGCGTGCTTCCGGAGAAAAGAGACATCCCTTATCCGGAACCGCTCCGCGAGTGTGGGCGCGACGCAATCCGGCTCCCGCGCGATGAGTTCGATGTCGTAATGGTCCGCGAGCGCGGGCAGAAGATCGGCGCTGTAGAAGCTGACGCCGCTGCGTTCCGGCGGCAGCGGCGCGACAAAGGCCAAGCGCGGCTTGGGGCGAGCGGTTTGGGTGGATCCCACTTGAGTCGTCTCGCGCACCCGTGCACGCAGCGCATCGAGCGCACGCGCGGCCGTCGCGTCCCAGCTGTAGCGTGCCGCCTGTGCTGGCGCGGAATCGCGCAGCGACTGGCGGAACGTCTCATCCGTCAGAACCTTCGCCATCATCCGCGCCATGTCGTCGATGGAGTGCGGATCGAACAGCGCGTCGTCCCGCCCGATGATCTCGGGCACGCTCGACGTGTTCGCCCCGACCACCGCAGCCCCGCAGCGCAGCGCCTCCAGCACCGGCAGGCCGAAGCCCTCGTACCAGCTCGGGAAGATGAACGCGGCGCACAGATTATAGAGGGCGACCAGAGTGTCGTCCGGCACATAGCCCGTGAGGATCACGGCCGTGTCCGGCAGGCCCGCGGCGCGGGCATGGGCGAGCAGCTGCTCCTTCTCATCCGCCGTGGCGCGGCAGACAATGGCGAGTTGGTGGGTTTCGATCAGCGACGGGGAAAGGGTGGCAAACGCGCTGATCAGGGCGGGAATGTTCTTTCGATGGTCGATGCCGCCCGTGTACATGAGGAAGGGACGGGTGAGGCCCAACCCGGCGGTGTGCCGTTCGCGTTCCTCCTCGCTGATGGCGAGAGGGGCGAAGCGGGCGTCGACATCGGCGCCTATGGTGACGATCCGATCCGCCGGCCGTCCCAGATGCAGTGCCGCATCACGCGCCGAGCAATCGGAGATCGCGAGCAGCAGATCGGCCTTTGTCAGCGCCTCAATCTTGCTTTGGTACCAGCCCGTGACATTGGGGTCGGTGAGGTAGAGCGAGGAAAAGAGCAGCGGGATCAGGTCATAAAGCACCACGGCGGTCGGGGTGTGGCCGACCCCGGTCACGCAGTCCTCCGACAGGCCTTCGAACAAGCTGGTGACGAGAACGATATCGGCGGCGCAATCGGCGATCACGGCCTCGCGGGTCGCCTCTGCCGCCCGTCTCCGCGCGGCCGTTGCCAGGAAGCTGCCGGGCCGGGCCGCGGTCCAGAGGCGCAGGGTGACATTGGGCCATGCGGCGAAGTCGCGTTGCAGACCCTCATTGTCCTCGCCGATCATGCCATTCAGAAGCAGGACGAAGTCGTCCTCGGGCGCCAGGCGCAGAAGGCCTTCCACCAGAGAGCGGGCATAGCGGCCGATGCCGCGCTGTCCGCTCGATCGTGACTGAAGCGCCTGCAGGTCGACAAGAATGCGCACGTTATCTCTCTCGCTTCAGGACGTTTGACGAGCGCGCCGCGCCGCGATGCGTCGCGACAGATGGGATGCGGCGGGGCTGAGGGAAGACGCATCCTGCGATGGCTCCGGCAGGTGCGGCGCCATGCCGGGAGCGGCCGCCATCGCCACCGCGCCGCGCAGAGCTTGGTATTCCGCGCTGTGGAGCCAGAGCCTGAACGGCCGGCGGGGCCGTCCGCTGGAGTGAACGACGAGACGGCGGAACGCCTTGCGAGGCTTGCCGCTGGTGTGGAACATCAGCCGGCGCAACATCTTCTTCGGGCGACCCGATGGGCGGAAGAACAGCGTCTCCCAGAGGCTCCGCTGAGTGGCGCATTCAAGGGCGACGGCGGCCGCCTGGGCCTGGCGGGCCAACTCCGTGGTCAGCGCCTCGATCGTCTGCTCCCGCTGCCGAATCTGCGCCGTGAGGTCGCCGTTAAGGGTGCGCTCGGCGGCGAGGAGGCGCTCCAAACCGTCCACCTGCGCCTGCAACCACTGCGCATGCGCGTTTTCGTCAGTCTTGACGAACTGATCGAACACATTGGGCGGCGCGGAGAAGGCCGGCGCGAGATTCTCGTGTTCCGCGGCGAGGTAGAAACGGTTCAGCCCATCCCAATAGATGTTGCGATAGCCGGCAGCCGTCAGGAACGGCTCCCAGTTTCTCGCTGTCTCTTCCGGTGAGTTCGGGTGCGTGGCCTCGATCAGGATCACCCAGGGGCGATAACGGGTGAGATCCAGCCCGCGCACCACGGCGGTCTCATGGCCTTCCACATCGATCTTGAGAAAGTGGATGGGCTGTCCCGGCGCCAGGTGCGCGTCAAGGAGGCCAGTCAATGTGCGTTGGGGCACGTCAATGGCCGATATCGCCCAGCCCTTTGTACGGTGCCTCTCGGCAATGGTGGTATCGACGGTGGACAACCCCGTATCGCCAACGATGTGCAGCCGGGCAGTGCCGTCGTGATCGCTCGCCACCACGCCGAGATTCACGTCCCGCGCGCGCCGCGCCTCAAGCTCGGCCAGCCTGTGGGGTAGCGGCTCAATGTTCACGCCCCGCCAGCCGCGCTCGTAAAAGGCGCGGGTGACACTGTCGGCGTCGGGTGAGAAGGCGCCGACATCGACATAGAAGCCGGCCTCGACATGGCCGAGCGCCCGCCAGAGCATCACGTCTTCATAATTCTGTGCGAAGGAGACGAACGGCATTGGGAACTCCGAGGAGTCGGACGCTGCCGCTACAGCCCGAGCCTGCCGCGCGCTGGCCCGCGCGTCGCCGCGCCAGAGAAGTTTCGTTCACCGCAGCAGTTGGACCGGCCACCGCAGCGACGGCCGGCTGATTAGCGCGAGGGGGCGTCGGCCCTCCAGTCGTCGTAATCCGAGCGGGCCATCATGTCCGCGAGTTCGCGGACGGTGACCTTGGGTGCCCAACCCAGCCGCGTGCGCGCCTTCGTCGCGTCGCCGAGCAGCAGGTCGACCTCTGCCGGCCGGTAGAATTTCGGATTGACCTTGACCGCCACCTTGCCGCTGCGCCGGTCCACGGCCTGTTCGGCCTCGGCCGTGCCGGACCATTCCAGCGCGAGGCCGAGCGCCTCGGCGGCGAAGCCGACAAAGTCGCGAATCGGCGTCGTTACCCCGGTGGCCAGGACATAATCGTCCGCCTCGTCCTGCTGGAGCATGCGCCACATGCCGTCGACATAGTCGCCGGCGAAGCCCCAGTCGCGGCGTGCATCGAGATTGCCGAGTTCGACCGGAACATGTTCGCCATGGGCGAAGCGGGCCAGCCCCAAGGTGACCTTGCGTGTCACCATTTCCGCACCGCGCACAGGGCTCTCATGATTGAAGAGAATGCCGGACGAGGCGTGAAGCCCGAACGACTCGCGGTAATTCATGGTGATGTAGTGGCCATACACCTTGGCCGCGCCATAGGGCGAGCGGGGGTGGAAGGGCGTTTCCTCGCTCTGCGGCACCGCCCGGGCGCGGCCGAACATTTCCGAGGTCGACGCCTGATAGAAGCGGGTTTGCGGACAATAGGTGCGGATGGCATCGAGGAGGCGTGCCACGCCCATGCCGTTGACATCGGCGACATAAAGCGGCTGGTCCCAGGAAGAGCCGACAAAACTTTGTGCCGCGAGATTGTACACCTCATCAAAGGTGGTCCGGCGGAGCACGCGGTTGACGCTGTTGATCTCGCTCAGGTCGAAGTCGACGAGCTGCACGTCTTCAGCAACACCCAGCTTCCGCAGGCGGGTCAGCTTGGCTTGCGAATTGGCGCGGACGGTGCCAGTAACCTCATAGCCTTTTTCAAGCAGCAGACGCGCGAGATAGCTACCATCTTGCCCGGTAATCCCCGTGATCAGCGCCTTCTTCAACTTGGACCCCACGCATTACAAAACGTCACGGGACCTACATACATACCGCTCTAGCGGATTGTCGAGCGGCGGAGTGGTATTTTGATCCTCCAGGGCCACGGTGGTCCGCACCCTCGTATTTCTACCTAGAGACGCGAGCGAGGGCAGCCCGCCGTCAGCCGAGCCGCGCTTTGATAAGGTGTCCCACGGCGTCAAAGGAATTATGGCGCTTGAGATGGGCGAACCCCGCCTGTGCTTTTGCGGTGGTCTGTCCAGGATCGTCATAGATGGCCCGCATGATGCTCGCGGCATGGGCGATGCTCGGTTCCGCCCAATAGCTTCCCTCGGCGCCAAAGTAATCCTCGGGGGGCACGGCGGCCTCGGCGAACTGCACGGGATACCCGGTTTGCTCATTGATGAAGTCGCGCGTGCCGCCAAAATCGGTCGCGATGACCCCCTTGCCGCGCGCCAGCGCCTCGGCGCATCCGAGGCCAAATCCCTCCGACCGATGGAGGGACACGAACACGTTGCAGTCCTCCATCAAGGCCGTCATCTCGGCTCTGGTGAGCGTGCCGTCGATAATCTCGATACGGGCATCCTGGCGGGCAAGCGCCAGCAGGCTTGAGAGCCGGGCCGCGTCCGAGCCTCCGCCGCGTGCCTTGACCAGCAGCCGGGCGTCCTCCCGTCCGCTCGGAAACGCGAGGCGGAACGCTTCTACCGTGCCCAGCGGGTTCTTTCGCGCGATGGAGGAATCGGCGTCAAAGAAGGTGTGAAACTTCAAAGGGCCCGTGAACAGCTGCTGTGGTGGTTCCGTCGGCAGGTCGACGGGTTGCGGGACCACGCTGATCGGCCTCGAATGGACGCTCGCGAGCGCGTCACGAATGAACGTCGTCGGCGCCCAGTACGCGTCGAAGCGTTCGAACCAGCGCCTCCATGCGGTGGGAAAGCTGGGCAGCTCCCAATAGGGATAGGCGATGTTGGTCTGGTCGCGGCAGGTGCGGCGGGCGAACATGCCGATTTCGGCGGCGCCGAAGATGGCCAGCGCGGTGTGGTGGCGGGATGAAGCGGCCAGCCGGTTTGCCAATGCCGGTTCGGCCATCCTCCCCGGCAGGGGAACATTGACGAAACCTGCGGGAATGTCGCCGGCGTCAAGGGCGGCCACCATGAGGCGCGCCGCTTCGCCAAGCCCGATCTCCGATCGAAGAAAGCCGACGATATCGACCCCGGGCTCTAGGCTCTTGCCGGCGAGGCGACGCAGCCAGCAGGGCATCGCCCGCGCCGGAGGGCAATTCGCATGCGTGCACAGCAGCGATCGCACGCCCGCCTTGATCGTCTTTCCGCCAATTTTCATCGCGGGACCGGGATGCTCACGGGGCGATCTCCTGACGAGGGGCAGCCCCTCCCGCCTCCGGCGTGCCGCCGGCAGGCGTCACGACGTAAGAGCCCATCGGGATGAACAGACTTCCAGCCATGCGGCGGTCAACCTTTGATCCGCGCGTAGGGGGCCCACAATACGAAGGGCGGCATGGTGCCTCAATAGCTCAGCGAGCGCGAACGGGCCAAGGGGCCCTTCTGGCACGTCTCTGTGCTCGCCCCCGGGCGGGCCGCGACGCCGGCGCCAACCCGCCGCAATCAGCCGCTGATCCGGCGGCAGGTCTGCCGGCGCGAGGCGCCGCTGTGCCGTCGCCGCGCCGCCTCTGGACAGAAGTGCGTGTGCGATGACGGGCACGCAGGAGTGTCGGCTGGCCTCGGGCGAGGATCTTGGCATGGGGCTCGCTGCCCGCGTGGGGATCGAGGTCGAACGGTTTGCGGCCGGCCGCACCATATGCGGGGCGGCGCTTGGAGACCCGCTTCTCCCGTCAACAAAGCTTGAGGCTCTCGGCAGGGCAGGCATCCCAGGCGATCAGGCGATCAGGCGATCAGGCGATCAGGCGATCAGGCGGGCGGCGGCGAGGCCGTCTGAGCGGCAGGGCCCTTTCACGCGAGTGCGGCCTGCGCACACCCCCCGCCGTGAGGAGGCTGCGCAGAGCGTGCCTATTCCATGCGGGCGCGATGGGCGCGCGTCGCGGCACCGGAAGCCTCTCTCGCAGCCCTTTCGCGGACCGAGGGTCTCACGAACGCAGGCATCCCCGGGCGATCAGACGGGCGGCGGCGGCGAGGCCGGCGGCGTCATCTTCAAGCCGGCGCGTCAGCAGGCGCGCCCACACATAACCGTTGACGAGATCGAGGCCGGCCGCAGCGTCGAAATCCGCCACCAGTTCTCCGCGTCGCGCGGCCCTTGCGAAAAGTTCGGCAACGGGAAAGCTGCGCTCAGCCAGGAAGGCGCGCAGGGTTTCCAAGGCCGCCGGGTCCTGCTGCGCCTCCACCAGCAGCGCGGTGAGAGCTTCACCGGCGGGCGTATCGCGCCAGAAGGTGATGAGCTTCCGCAACGCCGCCGCCAGGTCGGCTTCGAGAGAGCCGGTGTTGGTCTCCGACATGTCGAAAGGCTGGCGGGCATAGATTTCGACGAGCAGTGCCGGCTTTCCGCTCCACCAGCGATAGATGGTCGGCTTGCCCGCGCCCGCCCGGCGCGCCACCTGCTCGATCGTGAAACCGGCATATCCGGTCTCGGCGAGCACCGCCTCCGCAGCTTCCAGGATCGCCTCGGTGGCGGCCTTGCTCCGGCGCGGCCCCTCGGAGCCCCGTCGTGCCGTGCTCCCTTGGACTCCGCCCGAGCGTGAAAGAGCGGTTTTATTAACCATCGCCGTTAACTTTCTTGCACCGCGCGCATCCTCGGAGCGCCGCCCATACCCTCGCTCGCTGTTCGACGGCAGTAGCCCAGATGCGTTCGCCGGAAAACGATACGAAACGTTTCGATACATGAAACGATACGTTTCGTAACAATACTAGACTGCTTATCCGACTAATCTTTTTGTGGGTAATCTCGGGCGACGCGGCTCGCGCGCTGCAAGGTGGCCCGCGTCCTCGGCCGGACCTGCAATGCCGAGTAGCAGAGGGTGGACGAGCGCGAATCACTTCAGATCGCCCCCCACAACTTGTCGCTCGGCAGACGCAAAAGGTAAAGATGGTGCGATGCGGTGTCGGGACGGTACCGAGTCCTCTCCTCACGCCGCGTGATGAGTCCACCCAGACAAGACGAGCATTCGTCCAAAGCCGACCGTGTCCAGCCGGATCCGAAGCACTGCCATCTGGTTCGGCCAAAACGACCGCACGCAGGTCGGCCTGGACGGCCGGATGCTCGACTTGAACTGGCGCGCCTCCACCGCCGCCTGAGCGCGGATGATGCCGATCTGCAAGCTCTCCCGGCGCGCGGGATGCGCGCACATGAAGATCATCTCGCTGGCGCCGGAGGTGGTTTGATGGCCGCTAAGATCAAGAAGGGCGACAAGGTCGTGCGGGCCGGGCTCCGCCATACGCCTCGCGTCGACATCGCCGGGCTGCACGGCGATGAGCCGGGATGAGCCGTCGTC comes from Ancylobacter polymorphus and encodes:
- a CDS encoding glycosyltransferase, translated to MRILVDLQALQSRSSGQRGIGRYARSLVEGLLRLAPEDDFVLLLNGMIGEDNEGLQRDFAAWPNVTLRLWTAARPGSFLATAARRRAAEATREAVIADCAADIVLVTSLFEGLSEDCVTGVGHTPTAVVLYDLIPLLFSSLYLTDPNVTGWYQSKIEALTKADLLLAISDCSARDAALHLGRPADRIVTIGADVDARFAPLAISEEERERHTAGLGLTRPFLMYTGGIDHRKNIPALISAFATLSPSLIETHQLAIVCRATADEKEQLLAHARAAGLPDTAVILTGYVPDDTLVALYNLCAAFIFPSWYEGFGLPVLEALRCGAAVVGANTSSVPEIIGRDDALFDPHSIDDMARMMAKVLTDETFRQSLRDSAPAQAARYSWDATAARALDALRARVRETTQVGSTQTARPKPRLAFVAPLPPERSGVSFYSADLLPALADHYDIELIAREPDCVAPTLAERFRIRDVSFLRKHAEAFDRVLYQFGNSQFHAHMFDLLEEVPGVVVLHDFFLSGIERATCLTRFSRLLAENHGYAALLACHTAAEGRDPVTEAIYAWPTNARAVREAEGVIVHSEHARRLARHFYNPATVADWVVVPHLAIPRDRANVGRAETRARLGIGQDEVLICSFGYVAPTKLPLRLIEGLCASACSTDSRVRFVFVGDAESLGAAIMDRVAHS
- a CDS encoding FkbM family methyltransferase, with the translated sequence MPFVSFAQNYEDVMLWRALGHVEAGFYVDVGAFSPDADSVTRAFYERGWRGVNIEPLPHRLAELEARRARDVNLGVVASDHDGTARLHIVGDTGLSTVDTTIAERHRTKGWAISAIDVPQRTLTGLLDAHLAPGQPIHFLKIDVEGHETAVVRGLDLTRYRPWVILIEATHPNSPEETARNWEPFLTAAGYRNIYWDGLNRFYLAAEHENLAPAFSAPPNVFDQFVKTDENAHAQWLQAQVDGLERLLAAERTLNGDLTAQIRQREQTIEALTTELARQAQAAAVALECATQRSLWETLFFRPSGRPKKMLRRLMFHTSGKPRKAFRRLVVHSSGRPRRPFRLWLHSAEYQALRGAVAMAAAPGMAPHLPEPSQDASSLSPAASHLSRRIAARRARQTS
- the gmd gene encoding GDP-mannose 4,6-dehydratase, translated to MKKALITGITGQDGSYLARLLLEKGYEVTGTVRANSQAKLTRLRKLGVAEDVQLVDFDLSEINSVNRVLRRTTFDEVYNLAAQSFVGSSWDQPLYVADVNGMGVARLLDAIRTYCPQTRFYQASTSEMFGRARAVPQSEETPFHPRSPYGAAKVYGHYITMNYRESFGLHASSGILFNHESPVRGAEMVTRKVTLGLARFAHGEHVPVELGNLDARRDWGFAGDYVDGMWRMLQQDEADDYVLATGVTTPIRDFVGFAAEALGLALEWSGTAEAEQAVDRRSGKVAVKVNPKFYRPAEVDLLLGDATKARTRLGWAPKVTVRELADMMARSDYDDWRADAPSR
- a CDS encoding glycosyltransferase — translated: MKIGGKTIKAGVRSLLCTHANCPPARAMPCWLRRLAGKSLEPGVDIVGFLRSEIGLGEAARLMVAALDAGDIPAGFVNVPLPGRMAEPALANRLAASSRHHTALAIFGAAEIGMFARRTCRDQTNIAYPYWELPSFPTAWRRWFERFDAYWAPTTFIRDALASVHSRPISVVPQPVDLPTEPPQQLFTGPLKFHTFFDADSSIARKNPLGTVEAFRLAFPSGREDARLLVKARGGGSDAARLSSLLALARQDARIEIIDGTLTRAEMTALMEDCNVFVSLHRSEGFGLGCAEALARGKGVIATDFGGTRDFINEQTGYPVQFAEAAVPPEDYFGAEGSYWAEPSIAHAASIMRAIYDDPGQTTAKAQAGFAHLKRHNSFDAVGHLIKARLG
- a CDS encoding TetR/AcrR family transcriptional regulator, translated to MYRNVSYRFPANASGLLPSNSERGYGRRSEDARGARKLTAMVNKTALSRSGGVQGSTARRGSEGPRRSKAATEAILEAAEAVLAETGYAGFTIEQVARRAGAGKPTIYRWWSGKPALLVEIYARQPFDMSETNTGSLEADLAAALRKLITFWRDTPAGEALTALLVEAQQDPAALETLRAFLAERSFPVAELFARAARRGELVADFDAAAGLDLVNGYVWARLLTRRLEDDAAGLAAAARLIARGCLRS